Proteins from one Mycolicibacter virginiensis genomic window:
- a CDS encoding type I polyketide synthase, with the protein MSEKSAAPVGGPDRRAIVAEALRKIDDLTARLAVAEAGDTEPIAVVGVGCRLPGGVDGPAALWQLLCDEGSGIVRVPADRWDADAFYSSDHSVPGTICSREGGFLTSWQPAEFDAEFFGISPREADAMDPQQRLLMEVAWEALEHAGITKEAIRGSQTGIFVGMTTNDYALDIMSQIRPQEVDPYVPFGNAANFAAGRLSYFLGVHGPAMMVDTACSSSLVTIHLACASLRRRESDQALAAGVNLILTPQNSIATSRWGMLAPDGQCKTFDAAADGYVRSEGAGVVVLKRLSDAQRDGDRILAVVRGSAVNQDGPSSGQTVPSGPAQQKVVRAALASARLGPGDIDYVEAHGTGTALGDPIELDALSAVFGERGSSAPLVLGSVKTNLGHLESASGVAGFIKTVLSVQRGFIPRHLNFSVLTPNAGVGASKFQIAGQGMAWPAVSRVRRAGVSSFGVSGTNAHVIVEQAPDAEVVAAAAAVPVSTLVVSGKSPARIAATAEVLAQWMANDGAEIALPDIAHALNHHRTRHQKFATIAARDHEQAVTALAALAAGESAPGVVEPAEVLPGPGTVFVFSGQGSHWVGMGRRLLADEPVFAAAVDELEPVFARQVGFSLREVIEQGVEISGDAQVQPVIMGLQLALAALWRSYGVVPDAVIGHSMGEVSAAVVAGALTPEQGLKVIGVRSRLMSRQAGQGAVALLELDAASAQELLAGYPGVEVAGYLSPRQTVVAGAPADVDAVIAAVAAAERFARRVNMEVASHTAFMDPILDELRAELADITPQMPQIPFLSTVVDPLGPTPVLDARYWADNVRQPARVNQAVAAAGDKYGTFIEISPHPILTHTIDEILDAVPHCSVATLVREGDDTVAFHQHLNSAHPVSPRELPHPSGSYPVLPTTPWRHTHHWLVVESSITAAESAPRPGRLLGTHIKIGSTPTIHLWQARLSPDSKPYPGSHRNNGVELVPASVLLQTLSDAAFEVSGDSAVSEIRFEHPIIVDRPRTIQVVADGESVTVSSKSVSDDPAARWVKHLSARITPRNESLGLAVDSSLTNGHSGTPFDDDAVTALWLTWGSEGRPFEWSLTSGRLTATHLRADVASAQSGTAALLDAALHVARLVDNTNPELMVPASVDDVRFGDAPADGRAGVTVHRRDGGEGELIVDIAVTTADGAQCVDIRGLRYTVLNVANSDDPSSIAHAIDWQPWDAELQAPSQPGTVTVVGGGVAADRLRDGLSAVGHHSVGIAEAQNVVYVADPVPTDESDLDCAARLAGEVADLVAALADRDTHPPALWIVTHGVHEAASAAAVRQSCLWGMAGVIRAEQPQLCGGLVDLPTDDTADAAGSAAALSSILRTPAKSILVWRGDQFLTPAFTPISGPPQRQPMVCQPDGAYLITGGMGALGLLMAGWLADRGARRLVLAGRSALPPRRDWDSEEIEAGVRNKIAAIRALERRGVTVDVAGLDVGSRAAVTDLLARRDAAGAPPIRGVIHAAGITEGQLLTEVEAERLRDTMWPKVAGAQVLNEIFPPGSLDFFYMTAAAGAVFGVPGQGAYASANAYLDGLARARHKLGCHSVSLDWVAWKGLGFGAEAHVVLHELERMGSRPITPAEAFAAWDHVEHYDVAQAVMVPLPREGKPGESASGGAGPVRDWAQLPADEILSELEIGLRSILARELRMSEAELQLDRPFAELGLNSVMAMAVRRDIEQLVGMELSATMLWNHPTTAALAAHLTGKLLPQDDVGGDAAASGGELPESTDSVLNELFDSVESAPAGWDGI; encoded by the coding sequence TTGAGCGAGAAGAGTGCTGCGCCGGTCGGGGGGCCGGATCGTCGGGCGATTGTTGCTGAGGCGCTGCGCAAGATTGATGATTTGACGGCGCGGTTGGCTGTTGCTGAGGCCGGCGATACTGAGCCGATCGCGGTGGTGGGTGTGGGGTGTCGTCTGCCTGGTGGGGTGGATGGTCCGGCCGCGTTGTGGCAGTTGTTGTGTGATGAGGGTTCGGGGATTGTTCGGGTTCCGGCGGATCGCTGGGATGCTGATGCGTTCTATTCGTCGGATCATTCGGTGCCGGGGACGATCTGTTCTCGTGAGGGTGGGTTTTTGACGTCGTGGCAGCCGGCGGAGTTTGACGCGGAGTTTTTTGGTATTTCGCCGCGTGAGGCCGATGCGATGGATCCTCAGCAGCGGTTGTTGATGGAGGTGGCCTGGGAGGCGTTGGAGCATGCCGGGATCACCAAGGAGGCGATCCGGGGCAGCCAGACCGGCATTTTCGTCGGCATGACCACCAATGATTACGCGCTGGACATCATGAGCCAGATCCGACCACAAGAAGTCGACCCCTACGTTCCCTTCGGAAATGCGGCTAATTTTGCGGCGGGTCGGTTGTCGTATTTCTTGGGTGTGCATGGTCCGGCGATGATGGTGGATACGGCGTGTTCGTCGTCGTTGGTGACGATTCATTTGGCGTGTGCGAGTTTGCGGCGTCGGGAGTCGGATCAGGCGTTGGCGGCCGGGGTGAACCTGATCTTGACCCCGCAGAACAGTATTGCGACGTCGCGGTGGGGGATGTTGGCCCCGGATGGGCAGTGCAAGACCTTTGATGCGGCCGCCGACGGTTACGTCCGCTCGGAAGGCGCTGGGGTGGTGGTGCTCAAGCGTTTGTCGGATGCGCAGCGTGATGGTGATCGGATTCTGGCGGTGGTGCGGGGTTCGGCGGTGAATCAGGATGGGCCGTCGTCGGGTCAGACGGTGCCGTCGGGTCCGGCGCAGCAGAAGGTGGTGCGGGCGGCGTTGGCGTCGGCGCGGTTGGGGCCGGGCGATATCGACTATGTCGAGGCGCATGGCACTGGTACGGCGTTGGGTGATCCGATTGAGTTGGATGCCTTGTCGGCGGTGTTTGGTGAGCGGGGTTCTTCGGCGCCGTTGGTGTTGGGGTCGGTGAAGACCAATTTGGGGCATCTGGAGTCTGCGTCGGGTGTTGCTGGGTTCATCAAGACGGTGTTGTCGGTGCAGCGGGGTTTCATTCCGCGGCATTTGAATTTTTCGGTGTTGACGCCGAATGCGGGTGTGGGGGCGTCGAAGTTTCAGATTGCTGGTCAGGGTATGGCGTGGCCGGCGGTGTCGCGTGTGCGTCGGGCGGGGGTGTCCTCGTTTGGGGTGTCGGGCACGAATGCGCATGTGATCGTTGAGCAGGCGCCGGATGCTGAGGTTGTCGCGGCGGCTGCTGCGGTGCCGGTGAGCACGTTGGTGGTGTCGGGGAAGTCGCCAGCGCGTATCGCGGCCACCGCCGAAGTACTCGCACAGTGGATGGCCAACGACGGCGCCGAGATCGCGCTGCCGGACATCGCACATGCGCTCAACCATCACCGCACGCGCCACCAGAAATTCGCCACCATCGCCGCCCGCGATCACGAGCAGGCCGTTACCGCGCTTGCCGCGCTGGCCGCCGGTGAATCCGCACCGGGCGTGGTGGAACCCGCTGAAGTGCTGCCCGGACCCGGCACGGTTTTTGTGTTTTCGGGTCAGGGTTCGCATTGGGTGGGGATGGGTCGTCGGTTGTTGGCCGATGAGCCGGTGTTTGCTGCGGCTGTTGATGAGTTGGAGCCGGTTTTTGCCCGGCAGGTGGGTTTTTCGCTGCGTGAGGTGATCGAGCAGGGCGTTGAGATTTCCGGTGATGCGCAGGTGCAGCCGGTGATCATGGGGTTGCAGTTGGCGTTGGCTGCGTTGTGGCGTTCCTATGGGGTTGTTCCGGATGCGGTGATTGGGCATTCGATGGGGGAGGTGTCTGCGGCGGTGGTGGCCGGGGCGCTGACGCCGGAGCAGGGTTTGAAGGTGATCGGGGTGCGGTCGCGGTTGATGTCGCGGCAGGCCGGTCAGGGTGCGGTGGCGTTGTTGGAGTTGGATGCCGCCTCGGCCCAAGAGTTGTTGGCGGGTTATCCCGGTGTTGAGGTGGCGGGGTATTTGTCGCCGCGGCAGACGGTGGTGGCGGGTGCGCCGGCGGATGTGGATGCGGTGATTGCTGCGGTGGCTGCTGCGGAGCGGTTTGCGCGGCGGGTGAACATGGAAGTGGCTTCTCATACCGCGTTCATGGATCCGATCCTGGATGAACTGCGTGCCGAACTGGCCGACATCACCCCCCAAATGCCACAGATCCCGTTCCTGTCCACTGTGGTCGATCCGCTCGGACCCACTCCGGTGCTCGACGCCCGCTACTGGGCGGACAACGTGCGCCAACCGGCCCGGGTGAATCAGGCGGTCGCTGCCGCAGGGGACAAATACGGCACGTTCATCGAGATCAGCCCGCATCCGATCCTTACCCACACCATCGACGAGATCCTGGACGCGGTGCCGCACTGCAGCGTCGCCACGCTGGTGCGCGAAGGCGATGACACCGTCGCCTTCCATCAGCATCTCAACAGCGCCCACCCGGTGAGCCCGCGCGAACTGCCGCACCCGTCGGGGTCCTACCCGGTGCTGCCGACCACACCGTGGCGACACACCCATCACTGGCTTGTGGTCGAAAGTTCCATCACCGCAGCCGAATCCGCACCACGGCCGGGCCGGCTGCTGGGCACCCACATCAAGATCGGCAGCACGCCGACCATCCACCTGTGGCAAGCCCGGTTGTCGCCGGATTCCAAGCCGTATCCCGGCAGTCACCGCAACAACGGGGTCGAGCTGGTCCCGGCGTCGGTGCTGCTGCAAACCCTCTCGGACGCGGCGTTCGAAGTCAGCGGAGACTCGGCGGTCAGCGAGATCCGGTTTGAGCACCCGATCATCGTCGACCGGCCGCGGACCATCCAGGTGGTCGCCGACGGCGAATCAGTGACAGTGTCGTCGAAGTCGGTTTCCGACGACCCGGCCGCCCGGTGGGTCAAACACCTCAGCGCCCGCATCACGCCGCGCAACGAATCCCTCGGGCTCGCTGTTGATTCCAGCCTCACCAACGGCCACAGCGGGACCCCCTTCGATGACGACGCGGTGACCGCGCTGTGGCTCACCTGGGGCAGCGAGGGGCGTCCTTTCGAGTGGTCGCTGACCTCCGGTCGCCTCACCGCGACCCATTTGCGTGCCGACGTCGCGTCCGCACAGTCCGGCACGGCAGCGCTGCTCGACGCCGCTCTGCATGTCGCCCGCCTGGTCGACAACACCAACCCCGAGCTGATGGTGCCGGCGTCGGTCGACGATGTCCGCTTCGGCGACGCACCGGCCGACGGTCGGGCCGGAGTCACCGTGCACCGGCGCGACGGTGGTGAGGGCGAACTCATCGTCGACATCGCCGTGACCACTGCCGACGGCGCCCAGTGTGTCGACATCCGGGGACTGCGCTACACGGTGCTCAACGTGGCCAACTCGGACGACCCGAGCTCGATCGCCCACGCGATCGACTGGCAGCCCTGGGACGCCGAACTGCAGGCCCCGAGTCAGCCGGGAACCGTGACGGTGGTCGGTGGCGGTGTCGCCGCGGACCGTCTGCGCGACGGACTGAGCGCGGTCGGGCATCACAGCGTCGGGATCGCTGAGGCCCAGAACGTCGTCTATGTCGCCGACCCAGTCCCCACAGACGAATCCGACCTGGACTGTGCGGCCCGACTGGCCGGCGAGGTGGCCGACCTGGTGGCCGCCCTGGCCGACCGCGACACGCACCCCCCGGCCCTGTGGATCGTCACCCACGGTGTCCACGAGGCCGCCTCCGCAGCTGCCGTGCGCCAAAGCTGCCTGTGGGGAATGGCGGGCGTGATCCGGGCAGAGCAGCCGCAACTCTGCGGTGGGTTGGTGGACTTGCCAACCGATGACACCGCTGATGCAGCTGGCAGCGCTGCGGCGCTGTCGAGCATCCTGCGCACGCCGGCCAAGTCCATCCTGGTGTGGCGTGGCGACCAGTTCCTGACGCCGGCTTTTACTCCGATCTCCGGTCCGCCGCAGCGCCAGCCGATGGTGTGCCAGCCCGACGGCGCCTACCTCATTACCGGGGGTATGGGAGCGCTCGGCCTGCTGATGGCCGGATGGTTGGCCGACCGCGGTGCCCGCCGCCTGGTGTTGGCCGGCCGCAGTGCCTTGCCGCCCCGGCGCGACTGGGACTCCGAGGAGATCGAGGCCGGCGTGCGGAACAAGATCGCCGCCATCCGGGCGTTGGAGCGGCGCGGTGTCACCGTTGATGTGGCCGGCCTGGACGTCGGGTCCCGGGCTGCGGTGACCGACCTGTTGGCCCGCCGCGACGCCGCCGGCGCCCCGCCGATCCGCGGCGTCATCCACGCCGCCGGTATCACCGAGGGGCAGCTGCTCACCGAGGTGGAGGCCGAGCGGCTGCGCGACACCATGTGGCCCAAGGTCGCGGGCGCCCAGGTGCTGAACGAGATCTTCCCGCCCGGAAGCCTGGACTTCTTCTACATGACCGCGGCCGCCGGGGCGGTGTTCGGGGTTCCTGGTCAGGGCGCCTACGCGAGTGCCAACGCCTACCTGGACGGCTTGGCCCGTGCCCGCCACAAGCTGGGTTGCCACAGCGTCAGCCTGGACTGGGTGGCGTGGAAGGGCCTGGGTTTCGGGGCCGAGGCGCACGTGGTGCTGCACGAACTGGAACGGATGGGCTCGCGGCCCATCACCCCGGCGGAAGCCTTCGCCGCCTGGGACCACGTGGAGCACTACGACGTCGCGCAGGCCGTGATGGTTCCGCTGCCCAGGGAAGGAAAGCCCGGGGAGTCCGCTTCCGGTGGCGCCGGACCGGTCCGAGACTGGGCGCAGCTGCCCGCCGATGAGATACTGAGCGAGCTGGAAATCGGGTTGCGCAGCATTCTGGCGCGCGAGCTTCGCATGTCGGAGGCTGAGCTGCAGCTGGACCGGCCGTTCGCCGAACTCGGCCTGAACTCCGTGATGGCGATGGCGGTCCGCCGTGATATCGAACAGCTGGTCGGTATGGAGCTGTCGGCGACCATGCTGTGGAATCACCCGACAACTGCGGCACTGGCGGCGCACCTGACCGGCAAGCTGCTGCCGCAGGACGATGTCGGCGGCGACGCGGCGGCATCAGGCGGTGAGCTGCCGGAGTCGACCGACAGTGTTTTGAACGAGCTGTTCGACAGCGTGGAATCGGCTCCGGCCGGATGGGACGGGATCTAG
- a CDS encoding AMP-binding protein: MSVTETHIPTLLANLERDKPNEPAYTFIDYDVDPAGYRETVTWSQLRNRVRVVAAELATCASPGDRVAILAPQSLEYIVGFYGALEAGMIAVPLPVPMFGVHDERVSAALRDSAPAAILTTTSAVGDIASSIKGLGGKPPVVIEVDALDLDSEPVAAPSATAQTKVAFLQYTSGSTRTPAGVMVTHANAVSNMVQMADDTFALTGGKAPEGLNLVSWMPFYHDLGLLGTVIYPLVLGVHTVHMSPMAFLAKPARWMQELAKVPVGFTGGPNFAYELAVRRTSDEDMAGLDLSNVHTFCFGAERIHAATLRRFVDRFSKFNVNAAALRPGYGLAEASVYLTSNTPGNPPPTARFDYTKLAAGTAEPSGAEGGVELVSCGVPRACTLRIVDPETQTENPEGKVGEIWTHGPNVAAGYWHNQQATEATFGGKLVDPTPGTPQGPWLMTGDLGVISGGELYIVGRIKDLLIVDGRNHYPDDIEATVQEITGGRVAAVSIPDSQSEQLVTIAEFKNKGGSDEEILDRLTEVRRKVTAALSKAHGLVSGDLVLVSPGAIPITTSGKIRRSSCVEIYQRDGFDRLDATARSV, encoded by the coding sequence ATGTCGGTAACTGAAACGCACATCCCGACCCTGTTGGCGAACCTCGAACGGGACAAGCCGAACGAGCCTGCGTACACGTTCATCGACTACGACGTCGACCCCGCTGGCTACCGCGAGACCGTCACCTGGTCGCAGCTGCGTAACCGCGTGCGGGTAGTGGCCGCAGAACTGGCGACCTGCGCCTCTCCGGGCGACCGGGTGGCGATCCTGGCTCCGCAGAGCCTGGAGTACATCGTCGGGTTCTACGGTGCGCTGGAGGCGGGAATGATTGCCGTCCCGCTGCCTGTGCCGATGTTCGGCGTGCACGACGAGCGGGTGTCGGCGGCGCTGCGGGACAGTGCCCCGGCAGCGATCCTGACCACCACGTCTGCTGTCGGCGACATCGCCAGCTCGATCAAGGGCCTGGGCGGAAAACCGCCGGTGGTTATCGAGGTCGACGCCTTGGACCTCGACTCCGAGCCAGTGGCAGCACCCAGCGCGACGGCACAGACCAAGGTGGCCTTCCTGCAGTACACGTCGGGTTCGACCCGGACCCCGGCCGGCGTCATGGTTACTCATGCCAACGCCGTGTCGAACATGGTGCAGATGGCTGACGACACCTTCGCGCTGACCGGCGGAAAAGCGCCCGAAGGACTCAACCTGGTGTCGTGGATGCCGTTCTACCACGACCTGGGTCTGCTCGGAACCGTCATCTACCCGCTGGTCCTGGGAGTGCACACGGTGCACATGAGCCCGATGGCGTTCCTGGCGAAGCCGGCCCGCTGGATGCAGGAACTCGCCAAGGTTCCCGTCGGATTCACCGGTGGACCGAACTTCGCCTACGAGCTGGCCGTGCGGCGGACCTCCGATGAGGACATGGCGGGTCTCGACCTGAGCAACGTGCATACCTTCTGTTTCGGTGCGGAGCGGATTCACGCCGCGACGCTGCGACGCTTCGTCGACCGCTTCTCCAAGTTCAACGTGAACGCCGCCGCGCTGCGTCCCGGTTACGGGCTGGCCGAGGCGAGCGTTTACTTGACGTCCAACACTCCCGGAAATCCGCCGCCGACCGCGCGGTTCGACTACACCAAGCTGGCGGCCGGTACGGCCGAGCCCAGTGGCGCCGAAGGTGGCGTCGAGCTGGTCAGCTGCGGTGTTCCTCGGGCCTGCACCCTGCGTATCGTGGATCCGGAAACCCAGACCGAGAACCCGGAAGGCAAAGTCGGCGAGATCTGGACACACGGCCCCAACGTCGCGGCGGGCTACTGGCACAACCAGCAGGCCACCGAAGCCACCTTCGGTGGCAAGCTCGTCGACCCGACACCGGGGACCCCGCAGGGGCCGTGGCTCATGACCGGCGACCTCGGCGTCATCTCCGGTGGCGAGCTCTACATCGTGGGCCGGATCAAGGACCTGCTGATCGTCGACGGGCGCAACCACTACCCAGACGACATCGAGGCCACCGTTCAGGAGATCACCGGTGGTCGTGTCGCCGCGGTCTCGATCCCCGACAGCCAGTCCGAGCAGCTTGTTACGATCGCGGAGTTCAAGAACAAGGGGGGGTCCGATGAGGAGATTCTGGACAGGCTGACCGAGGTGCGTCGCAAGGTGACGGCTGCGCTGTCGAAGGCGCACGGCCTGGTGAGCGGAGACTTGGTCCTGGTGTCGCCGGGTGCCATCCCGATCACGACCAGCGGCAAGATCCGCCGTTCCAGCTGTGTAGAGATCTACCAGCGTGATGGGTTCGACCGACTGGATGCTACTGCTCGGTCTGTATGA
- a CDS encoding thioesterase II family protein has product MTDRTPKLYIFPHAGGSPQYYVPFSKTFTTDVKRIGVQYPGKGGTHDLGAFTSIEDLADQVCKTVAPPAPTDGPVAFFGHSMGALLAFEVARRFEADGHRIAALFVSAAGAPGRAGYDNIPESDRGLLDAVSTMTGVNPEFLENEEFAAKILPTLRGLKAIANYDCPPEARVSCPIFAFHGDEDDVATAEKVGPWAERTTAEFSARVFTAPGHHFYLTEHLPELVGEIEQKIAQYCQG; this is encoded by the coding sequence GTGACTGACCGTACGCCGAAGCTCTACATCTTCCCGCACGCCGGCGGATCGCCGCAGTATTACGTGCCGTTCTCCAAGACGTTCACCACCGACGTCAAGCGCATCGGCGTTCAGTATCCGGGCAAGGGCGGAACCCACGACCTGGGCGCCTTCACCAGCATCGAAGACCTCGCCGACCAGGTCTGCAAGACAGTCGCACCGCCGGCTCCAACCGACGGGCCGGTCGCCTTCTTCGGACACAGCATGGGTGCACTGTTGGCATTCGAGGTGGCGCGCCGATTCGAGGCGGACGGACATCGAATTGCCGCGCTGTTCGTGTCGGCGGCGGGCGCCCCGGGACGAGCCGGCTACGACAACATCCCCGAGTCCGATCGGGGCCTGCTGGACGCCGTCAGCACTATGACGGGAGTCAACCCCGAATTCTTGGAGAACGAGGAGTTCGCGGCCAAGATTCTGCCGACCCTGCGCGGTCTGAAGGCCATTGCGAACTATGACTGCCCGCCCGAGGCCCGGGTGTCCTGTCCGATTTTTGCGTTCCATGGTGACGAAGATGACGTCGCCACCGCGGAGAAGGTCGGCCCCTGGGCGGAGCGCACCACCGCCGAATTCAGCGCGCGGGTGTTCACCGCGCCGGGCCACCACTTCTACCTCACCGAACACCTACCGGAACTGGTCGGCGAGATCGAGCAGAAGATCGCGCAGTACTGCCAGGGCTGA
- a CDS encoding serine hydrolase domain-containing protein — translation MTPHLEVRRAQLPANVHGVADPNFACAVRAFAAMFPGRRFGGGALAIYLDGQPVVDVWTGWSDRAGRVPWSADTGAMVFSATKGAASTVIHRLVDRGLIDYDVPVAQYWPEFGANGKTAITVRELLGHRAGLTHLNGASRSDLLDHVTMEARMAAAAPGPERGKPAYHALTYGWLVSGLARAVTGVGMRELFRTELAGPLGVDGLHLGRPPADAPTVAAEIIMPQRSRRNAVVDLLAPRAAAALRYGGLGAFYFPGLMDTVRGGIPFLDTEAAALNGVATARGLARLYGALANGGQIDGTQLLSPRLVAGLTGPQTLELDRTIGVPLAFHLGYHAIPFGPVLPGFGHVGLGGSMGWADPASGLAIGFVHNRLLTPFVAIDHAGFVGTAALIRRGVAQGRRHGYTPIPQLGEPFAAPDAATG, via the coding sequence ATGACACCGCATCTCGAGGTTCGTCGGGCGCAGCTTCCGGCGAACGTGCACGGCGTGGCCGACCCGAACTTCGCCTGTGCTGTGCGCGCGTTCGCCGCGATGTTCCCGGGTCGCCGTTTCGGTGGCGGGGCGCTGGCGATCTACCTCGATGGACAGCCCGTGGTGGACGTGTGGACCGGGTGGTCCGATCGAGCGGGACGGGTGCCGTGGTCGGCCGACACCGGCGCCATGGTGTTCTCGGCGACCAAGGGTGCGGCGTCGACGGTTATTCATCGGCTGGTCGATCGGGGCCTCATCGACTACGACGTGCCGGTGGCGCAGTACTGGCCGGAGTTCGGGGCGAACGGCAAGACCGCGATCACCGTCCGCGAGCTGCTGGGACACCGGGCAGGCCTGACCCACCTCAACGGCGCCAGCAGGTCGGACCTACTGGACCACGTGACGATGGAAGCCCGGATGGCCGCTGCGGCGCCGGGACCCGAGCGCGGCAAACCCGCCTATCACGCGCTGACCTACGGCTGGCTGGTGTCCGGGCTGGCCCGAGCCGTCACCGGCGTGGGAATGCGTGAGCTGTTCCGCACGGAGCTGGCCGGACCGCTGGGTGTCGACGGACTGCACCTGGGTCGCCCGCCCGCCGACGCGCCTACCGTCGCAGCGGAGATCATCATGCCGCAGCGCAGTCGGCGGAACGCTGTAGTGGACCTGCTGGCGCCGCGGGCGGCCGCGGCGCTGCGGTACGGGGGCCTGGGCGCCTTCTACTTCCCAGGGTTGATGGACACCGTCCGCGGCGGCATTCCGTTCCTGGACACCGAGGCCGCCGCCCTCAACGGGGTTGCCACCGCCCGCGGGCTGGCTCGCCTCTACGGTGCCCTGGCCAACGGCGGGCAGATAGATGGCACCCAATTGCTGTCGCCCCGCCTTGTGGCGGGCCTGACCGGTCCGCAGACCCTGGAGCTGGACCGCACCATCGGGGTTCCGTTGGCGTTCCACCTGGGCTATCACGCGATCCCGTTCGGACCGGTGTTGCCCGGATTCGGTCACGTCGGACTGGGGGGTTCCATGGGCTGGGCGGATCCGGCCTCGGGGCTGGCGATCGGCTTCGTCCACAATCGGCTGCTGACGCCGTTCGTGGCGATCGACCACGCCGGTTTCGTCGGAACGGCCGCGCTGATTCGCCGCGGCGTCGCCCAAGGGCGTCGGCACGGCTACACGCCGATCCCGCAGCTGGGGGAGCCGTTCGCCGCGCCGGATGCAGCGACCGGCTAG
- the meaB gene encoding methylmalonyl Co-A mutase-associated GTPase MeaB has product MADNVSDTVAELAAAVRSGDRSVLPRAITLVESTRADHRQQAQELLLALLPDAGGARRVGITGVPGVGKSTTIEALGMHLIEQGHRVAVLAVDPSSTRTGGSILGDKTRMQRLGAHERAYIRPSPTSGTLGGVAKATRETVVLLEAAGFDVILIETVGVGQSEVTVANMVDTFVFLTLARTGDQLQGIKKGVLELADIVVVNKADGHHLAEARLAARELSTAIRLIYPRETLWRPPVLTMSAIEGTGLPEFWDTVERHRQTLIDAGEFDARRRAQQVDWTRQLVRDAVLERALSDPAVREVRTEVEQQVLRGELTPALAAQRILGAIWN; this is encoded by the coding sequence ATGGCCGACAACGTGTCTGACACCGTTGCCGAGCTGGCGGCGGCGGTGCGCTCCGGTGACCGCTCCGTGCTGCCCCGGGCCATCACCCTGGTCGAGTCCACCCGCGCCGACCACCGTCAGCAGGCCCAGGAACTGCTGCTGGCGCTGTTACCGGACGCCGGCGGGGCTCGCCGGGTGGGCATCACCGGGGTTCCCGGCGTGGGTAAGTCGACCACCATCGAAGCCCTCGGAATGCACCTGATCGAGCAGGGCCACCGGGTCGCCGTCCTGGCGGTCGACCCGTCGTCGACGCGCACCGGTGGTTCGATCCTGGGGGACAAGACCCGGATGCAGCGGTTGGGGGCGCACGAACGCGCCTACATCCGGCCGTCGCCGACGTCGGGCACCCTGGGTGGAGTCGCCAAGGCCACCCGCGAGACGGTGGTGCTGCTGGAGGCCGCCGGCTTCGATGTGATCCTGATCGAGACCGTCGGCGTCGGCCAATCCGAGGTCACGGTCGCCAACATGGTCGACACCTTCGTCTTCTTGACCCTGGCCCGCACCGGCGACCAGTTGCAGGGCATCAAGAAGGGCGTGCTGGAGCTGGCCGACATCGTGGTGGTCAACAAGGCAGACGGCCACCACCTGGCCGAAGCACGCCTGGCTGCGCGGGAGTTGTCGACCGCTATCCGGCTCATCTACCCCCGCGAAACTCTCTGGCGGCCACCGGTTTTGACGATGAGCGCCATCGAGGGCACCGGGCTGCCGGAGTTCTGGGACACGGTGGAGCGGCATCGGCAGACGCTGATCGACGCCGGCGAGTTCGACGCCCGGCGACGGGCGCAGCAGGTGGATTGGACGCGTCAGTTGGTGCGCGACGCCGTGCTCGAACGCGCGCTGTCGGACCCGGCGGTGCGCGAGGTGCGCACCGAGGTGGAACAACAGGTACTGCGCGGAGAACTGACCCCCGCGCTGGCCGCGCAGCGAATCCTCGGGGCCATCTGGAATTAG